ctctaattttgcacactaatctcttgtgtgggaccttgtcaaaggcttttagaAAGtcaagatacaccacatccactggctctcccttatccattctacttgttacatccacaaataattccagaagattagtcaagcatgatttccccttcataaatgcatgctgactttgaccaatactgtcactgctttccaaatgtgctgttataacatatttaataatcgactcaagcatcttccccactaccgatgtaatgcacctgtcataggtcgttgcatgtcgccgaaaatgttgaaaattcagcggcaaccagaaagacgctacgactctttggacgactgaggagactactcacaaccatacaggcgacaccctggcgacatgtcgcggggtgaagcctgtatggtcgtgagtagtcgcccaaagagtcgtaccttgttctggttgctgctggattttcaacatgttaaaaaatgtcggCGACCTACTGCGACTATGACTGGTGCCGGAAGCCgccaaaaaaattgcgtaagtgggacaggcccattaggctaactggtctataattccctgctttctctcttcctcctttcttaaaaagtggagttacgttGGCTACCCTCctgtccacaggaactaatccagtcgagagaacattggaaaatgatccccTATCACCACCTCATTcagaaacatttttaaaaactttCTAAATGAAATTAGGACATAAAAACAGTTATGGAATGATGTCCAACATTGGAGCAGGTGAGATTGGAAAGAGTGGATTGTCAGCAATGAGGTTCAGCCAGAGGTGAAATAAAGACTGGGAAGGGCCGTAGGTTAGTAGGAGCAGGGCAAAAAGAAGGATGAATGAATACTGACAAGACTACATCAATTTTGTTAAATGGAATAAGAGAGGCAAAGCATTTTCACTGGAAAAAGGATCACTGGGAGGCACTTATTGAGAGAGGTCACTTTATTTTACTTCGAGACCCGAATGTTGGGGGTTTGTTTGAGGTTGATAGGATGGGAAGATTGTTGAATTGAGCGATTACAGATGTTAATAAAGACTCTGGTCAGTTGATTAGTCACCGGTAATTATTGAGGCTGAAGTCATTAGAGGTCATTAGAGGTGTACCTCAAATATGGATCAGCTTTGTAGTTGAGGCTCCCACCATGTGTTACCTTCACACAACTTAGTTCAAACCGCAGCCAAAGAGATTTGGAGAAAGATTGTTCTTTTTCAGCTAGCATCATcggggaatgaatgaatgaatgaatgaatggatgaataagtttattggccaagtattcacatacaaggaatttgccgtgGTGCTCCACCCACGTGACAACATGATAtaaagtgacagttaggaatgacacatttcCCTATGACAATTTCTCTATGCCGCAAGTATTATTCAGTAATATAAATGTTAGCCATGTCTTATCGAGTTAGGAAATAATTCATTCTCTTTCTCACCGGACTGCCAGAGTACCAGCTCAGACCGCAGTTTATCAACAAGATTTCAACTggaaacaaataatttattctgCTTCTCGGCTGTTTGATTTTATAAGATGAACTTTCAGTCACTTTCTAGTTTTTTTGCTAATtttctgtaaatgtttattaTCTTCATCCTGCATCCCTGTTCATGCTTACTGTAAGCACCTGTTTCATCTTCCTGTGCAGTTTTTTGTTTACTTGAGATTTCCCATGCAATTTGCACAGCCTTTCACTTCCTGCATTCTTTCCTATCTTGGGTATTAAATTGGCAGATTAGCAGAGAAGCCCAAGCTTCATAAACAATATGTTTTAAAATCTCTTTAACATgtgttttaaaatgtatttagctTGTGAAGGGAAATGATAATATTTCAACATTACAATGTGGCATCCAAGCAATTTTCTCATCTTTGACACTGCTTTCCAAAGACTTTCTTCACCTTTCCCTCTTGTTGATTAACAATCTGGCTTCCCTCCTCTATTTGTAATATAGCCACATTATTCAGGAGCACAAAACAGCAAATTTTCCTTTCTCTTCCACTTGGAGAATATTGATTTGACAGTCAGAGTGAAGAGGAAATGTGTGTCAACCTTTGTGGGTTTGCTTTCAATTTtgcatccgaggggtaacctaaaGCAGCTCGACTGCATGTCAGCCCACTGGGACTAATCCCCTATCCCTAATCCCCTATCCATTTCACCCAATCCAGTACTAATGCTGAGGATTCCACCAGTGAATTAACCTTTTATACCTCTCCTTAATTTCTTCAGAATGTTCATTCACTTCTGAACAAAATATGGAAGAATAAGTTTATTTGTGGACAATTTGCATTAATATCATGTACATAATATTATGGCTGTTGTTTGAAGTTACTCTTGATCAACGTTGTCATGCTGCATTGCTATACACCATTTCTCCTGTCCAGATTGTGGTGATGATACTGTGGCTCTTGTCACACACTTACAGCTTGGTCTGCCCCAATTCCACACATCTTAATCCTTCTTtaaacatttcatttcattttacccatcttagatcacatagaatctaaGGCGCAATTAGTCAATTGGATATAAACTTGGCTTGGAGGACAGAGTCAAAGGGTAGTTGTGAAAGGATTttttgagaaacatagaaaaataggtgcaggaataggccattcagcccttcgagccagaattggaacccttcaaactatcttctgattggaggcctgtgaccagtggcatGGAACAGGGATCACTGCTGGGTCCCCTGCTGTTTGTTATATACATGACAATGTAATTACCATTGCTAGTTAATTTGTAGATGTCACCAAAATTGGTTGGTAGAGTAGAGTCATAGagggtagaaacaggctcttcggcccaacttgcccaaactggccgacatgtcccagccacactagtcccacctgcctgcgtttggtccatatccctccaaacttgtcctatccatgtacctgtctaatgggcctgtcccacttaggcgattttttcggcgactgctggcgacttatagtcgtagcaggtcactgaaAGAACGACAATatttacaacaacctaccacgtaGTCGactgcaagctaccgacaaccggcgacccattaggaagtCCACCTACCACcatacctacgacaacctacgtccacccacgacaaggtacgaccctgtcggtgacaactgaagacaacttaagacaattcagacataggtacctgtcgccggctggcataggttgacgtaggtagtcgccaatggaagttactgaagtcagcaccggcgacaacctacatcatcctggcgacaacctacgacagcacctatgtcaggaaatggcaagctacgctcattggcgtcaagccaactgtcgccgactgtcgccaaaaagttttgaacatttcaaaatccagcgacgaccagaaaaatgctacgattctttgggcgactgacgaGACTACTCATGACATAGAGGCGACACcgcggcgacagttggcttgatgccaattagcgtagcttgacttctcctgatgtaggtgctgtcataggttgtcaccaggatgacgtaggttgtcgccggtgctgacttaggtgaattccattggcgacaactacgtcaacctacatcaaccagcgacaggtaccagcaactgaattgtcttaccttgtcgtagcttgtcacggatggacgtaggttgtcataggtatggtcgtaggtggacgccctaatgggtcgccggttgtcggtagcttgccgtagcttgacgtcgactaggtggtaggttgttgtagacattgtcgtagacattgtcgtagtggGGGGtctagtcgccggtttttcggcgacccacTACGACTATGACTGTCGCCGGCATcgccaaaaaaatcacctaagtgggacaggcccataaatgtttcttaaacgttgggatagtcccagcctcctctggcagcttgttccatacacccaccaccctttgtatgaaaaagttaccccttagattcctattaaaccattTCCCCTttgccttgaacctatgtcctctggttcttgattcccccactctgggcaagagattctacccaatttatttctctcatgaatgtatacacctctatcagatcacccctcatccttctgtgctccaaagtatAGAATcccggcctactcaacctctccctacagcatagaccctctagtcctggaaacatccttgtaaactagGATATTAATTAACGCCGGTTATAAGAACAGCATTTGCTGAACTCCAACATGGTAAATACCCATCCCCAACTGACTCTTAAGGGTAACTCTACCACAACCAGCACCACCCTTGATCTAGTTCCATTGTGCAAAGCCAGTTCAATAGCTTTGAATATTTTGATGCAAATGATGCAATGTACAGATCTACTCCAATTTGTCAGAATATTTGCACAGGACTAATCGTGGTGTTTTTCTCTTCGACAGATTCACTTGTCAAGGATCAAACTTCCTTTTGTTGTCCAGAGTCAGCCATCCTACCAGATTTGGCCAAAGTCGTCTTCCGGTCTGGCGCTGGGTGGGGGAAGGAACACCGGCGCTCGGACCCTTGCAGACATCAAGGCCCGGGCACAGCAGGCTCGAGCTCAGAGggaggcggcagcagcagcagccgcagCTGGCCCAGTGGGAGATGGAGGGATCAGCGTTACAGGAGCAACTGGAGGGCAGACCAGAACACTGGCAGACATTAAAGCACAAACAAAAGCAAAGTTACTTGCCAAACTTCAGGCTAGAACACAATTACTACAATTAGATGAGCAAATCTCCTGCAAACAAGGCACGGTCACAGTAGGAGATGTACAGGATGCCAATGTCACAAAGAGTGAAGAGGTTGTTAAAGCAGATAACAACACTTCATCAAAGTGTTGTACTGAACCTACTCCAGCACTCAAAGTTGATGACGATGTCAGTGTGTCAGATTATACCATCAATAGTGATCTTCATTACTCTCCTGATATTGCTGCCAAGACAAACATTCCTCACATACCAGCGTCGAGCTGTGTAAAAAATGCTACAAGGCTAGACTGCACTGATGATATCGCAGGACCAAATTCAGTGGGCCTTGTTACAGCCATCTCTACTGACAATATTATTGTATCCAACTCCAGTGTtgaagaaaagcatcctcacGCTATCAAACAGAATTGTGCAAACGGAGCTTCTGTGCCAAGGTCTGCTGATGGAAGTGCAATGCCAAGCTCTGCTGATGGGGATGTCATACCAAGCAGTGCTGCCAGCAGCACAAAGCCAAACTGCACTTATGAAATTACTGTACCAGGTTCAAGTGGTTCTATTAATAGTAAAGATTTGCCATCTTCTGAAGGTGGAGTTTCCAAAACTCAGACTGTACTTAAAACATCCATGCAATGTTTTCCTGACCCTGGTGTCCTGGCAATGCATTGCACCAGCGATGTTTCTTCTGATAAAATGTCTTCTCCAAGCAGTGGTGAAGACATAGTGACTGTAAGCAATAATGAAAATGTAGCCAATAGCAATGAAGATGCCTTTGAGAATTCCTCTGTTGTTAACCTCATATCATCCAACTCTGTCGCCGATACAGGCGTTTTGAATTTCAATACAGCCATTATTTTGAACTCTGCCAGCAGTAACCACATGTCAACCAGTTTCAACATTACAACCAAATCAAATTCAGCAAATCAATCACTAGATTTAGGAtctacaataataaacaatataGAAATTGGTGCTCCAAGTGCCCAGCTGTCGAGCTCTTTGAAACCTTGTATTGGTACAGAAGGGACCTCTAATGCTGAGGTTGGTTCCACAGCAGTCAATTTACATAAAACAGCAGGAGCTTACTTGTCAAATTTAGATATGGATCCACAGACTGAAATGGTTAAAGCAGAAAATGCCTTGAACTCTCACATACAATCTCAGGAATTAGTTCGTAAATGTGCCAAACCTGACAGTGAAAGTCAATCAGTGTACAGTGGCAGAAACAATGATTCTAAAGTGATAACAGAACAAGAGAATGATGGTCTACTACTTCCTGCTAAAGACTCACTAGTATCTCCACTTCTGTATGAAACGACAGGCACTTCAGGTCCACGATTTGAGTTTACTGATCTTGAAAATCACTGTTTTGCAGGAAAAACCTCAAAAGATTTTGATGAGGTGATTCATAATAACCAGGAGCAAAACATGTCAAACCAAAGTAAATCAAGCTACCATGCTGATGAAAGTCAAAGTAATAATGAACTGGTGAAGTATAGTGCCAAATGCCACAGTTTAGATAATAACTATAATAAGTATGATGAAGGCAGAGTGAAAAGTgacaaattggatagttataccaATCCTCATGAATCTACAGACATCAAACAAATAAATTTAGAATCTGTTAACACTTCTGCTGAGTCAGGAGCTGACCAGTCCAGGGAAAAGGAAAACGATTTGTCCAGCACGAATGACTCTGAAACTAATCGGGGGGAGCACCTGGTAAAAAATGAAGCTATAGAAATTGCCTATCATCCCAGAATCAATCCATTGGTGGGCAACTTGCAAACAACAAGCTCCAAAACAGCTTTTGGCGCAAGGCATTCTCAAGAATTCAGATTATCAACTGTGGAAAATCGAGAAAGGACTCCTGCTCTTGGAAGCACAAATCGTCATCTCTCATCAGTGGAAGCCAATAACCCTCTTGTGACACAGTTGCTGCAAGGCAACTTGCCTCTGGAGAAAGTGTTGCCTCAGCTACGGTCAGGCACAAGGCTTGAGATTAATAGGCTTCCTTTGCCCTCTCGAAGTTGTGGTGAATCGAAAGGGTCTGCAGCTGAGAGGGATTTCACTATTAACATTCCTCACTCTGTTTCTCATTCCTCGAAGGGGCAGACTTGGGGAACAGTATTGGAAATTCAATGCAACACTCATGACACGCCCGTAGGCAAGAGACAGGCTAAGTCACTAGAGGAACAGTCACAAAGTAGATTAAAGCAAGCAAAACAGTTCACTTCTGTAGGAGTTGAAATGTGGTCACAAACTCCAGTCAGTATGGATCAGGACCAATCAGGGCAACAACAAACAATATTTAAGCAAGAGTGGATTAATAAGACTTTCATTcagaacaaagtcattaaaagtccAGAGTTTAAAGAGCACAATAGACCATTGCCTGCATGTGGTTTTGAGCAGAATTTGTTAACGACCAGTAACAACAACAGCTTTATTATCACAGCCCCTACCTCACAGAAACAGCACACTCATCAAAAGTCTATTACTTTGAGAGGATTAGCTAAAGCAGAAACCTCACTGCATACGATTCCACCAGCCACCCTCGACTATGCCACCACAAATGCATTTACATACAACCGATCTCTAGAGCGAAGCAGCACAGCATTTAACACTATAGCACAAGAAGATACTTCAGTGAACGCTGAAATGGAAAGCAGAGACACTGTTTGCTCAAGCAGTCTTAAAATTAAGCAAACTGATATCAGTTGCAGAGCAATACAAACTGTCCCAAATAATGCTGTAAAGCATCTTACTTCATTCAGCGAGTGTGAAGCACCATCTGATCAAAACAGAGGAATAGTTACCATAGAAACCAATAAAAGACTAAATTTACATGCTAATAATACTAGTGGTATTAAAATAGAGCAGTTCTCTGGTGATGATGCCTTTAGCAAAAGCTGTGCACTGGATGTCAAGGAGATTTCAAATGATCATTATGAAACAAAAGAACACATAAAGATTTTTGGACCAACAATggatgtcttttttggtaaattaGTAAATGAATCTGATTTTTCTTCTCATCTGCCAACCGAGTCTCCAAAGCCAGTCTCACACCTTGCCGCTCAGAAACTTGTTCAGCAGCAGCAACTCTATGGAAATTATTCTACCATACATTTCAGTGGCACCAATTTGAAGCAAGCTGCTTCTGTTATTAAACAGTCCATTGGAAGTTTTCTGGGAAGTACCGGAAATGATGCCATTGGTTTATCTAATCAGAACACTTCCATTCTGGCTCACAGGTTTTCTAAAAACAATGCTGCAGAACTGGAATTGAAATGCTCTTGTAGACTTAAAGCCATGATTATGTGTAAAGGGTGTGGAGCCTTCTGCCATGATGATTGTATAGGGCCTTCAAAGTTGTGTGTAGCTTGCTTGGTAGTAAGATAGAGAATGTTGCCTCACATAAAGCATTATTTCCATAATGCATAGTATAGGAAGATTTTGTTAATAATTGATTCTTCAGAATAATCTTGATGGATGCAAGAGCTGTACCATTGCACTACATCGGATTACAACATTTAGTCCAGTAACACCCTGCAACATGTACCATATTCTACTTTTAGAATTAGACTTAGATGATTATAGTTAATTGCATTAAGTCGCTACGTCATTACATATTCCGAGAGTTAGAAGATAAGAAGGTTGTGCCAGCAATTCCATAGGTCATACTCCTAGTAAAATCAGGAAGAGAACAGCCCTTTCTTCCCTGCAGCCTGACAGTGGGTTATAAGGTATGAGCAAATCCATGAGAGCAAGTGATAAACTTGCTCTCAGTAACATGGAGAGATTAGTCCAAAAGTGAGCAGAATCAGATAACACATTATCTTTTATTCTAGTTGCATTTTATTCTAGTAAATGCTTACTTTGTAAAGGTGTTCTGCTTTCACTGAGTTAAACGTCATATTGAGTTCTTCAATGCTTTACAAATAATTCTTCAAAACATTTTTTATCACTTATCGACAGTATATATCATTTTTTCTTACTGTTTTTACAAAACTTCTAAACTCTATAGAGTTTCTTTTTAAGAACTGACCTTATATTTTAATTGTTTAGAAGTGGAATCATCTACAGTCATGTGCCATAATACTTCAATGCACCAACTTGGCAAACGCCAACTGCTGAAACACTCATGCCAGTTATGTGTTTTTTACAATTGAGAAATTATATAAGCTATGTAAAAGGAAAACACTGTTACAATTTAGCACTATTTTAAAGTTTTATAACAGTAGATTGTATAGTCTTGTAATGAATCTGCATCACATTCTAGGAAGTTACTGCAATGTGGAGTGAAACACAAATGTGAAtttgtttaaatatttttttcttatttAGTTTAGTCATAACAATAGATTTACTTCTCTGGGTCTTATCAGTGTTTGAAATTTTTTAACTTTTTAAAAGCACTGATATTTCACACAAGCTGCTTCCAGGCCTGTTTTGGCCCCAAACTGTATCACTGTACTGTAATTATTCTGCCAACGTTAGATAAAACAGGGAATAATAATGTTAAAGTGCATGTATGTTACAGCCAAATGAGTGTAAACGTGGCATTAAGTTTATCTGATTACATTTCATTCAAGCATTACACATGTATAAAAAGAAGCTCTTTTATTATATGTTAGGATAAAAAGCAAGATATACACTATTTCTGAGGAAAAGAGTAGCCTGCTTTCGTTATCTTTTTACTCAACCAGCATTTAATAGCACTTTTTAACAATATGCGGTAAACACAAAGATAGAATGAATTGAATATGATTTGTTGAGTTGGACGTGAATTAATGCAACATGGTCAGATTTTAGACATTTTGATTTTCTATATAAACAAGTTGATGTGTTGTTTGAACACAATGGTGTGAAACATAAGATGTCACAGGAATTCCTAGTCTGAATTGCGATGATTTGTAATGAACACTAGAAGTTTAGAATTGATGTGGAACACATTACTTATAATTTCCAGGACCTGAACAGTGCAATCCTCATCTGATATGATAACACTTTATTTGCAGACTATTAAGCAGAAGTtattttttctatgcctttcctccCCTCTTGTCCAGAATGAATTAATTCATGtggattaatgcccctgtcccacttaggcaattattTCGGCGACTAGGCTCTCGCTACATGgtcgcagggtgacgcctgtatggtcgtgagtagtctcctcgcgTCGTGTAAAGAgttgtaacgtttttctggtcgccgctggattttgaaatgttcaaaacatttcggtgactgtgggcttgacgtttgtcttctcctgtcataggtgctgtcgtaggttgtggccaggatgatgcagattgtcgccaggtgacgttgattgtcgccgggtgctgacttcggtgaattccattggcgactacctacatcaacctatgtcaaccgtcgacaggtaccggcgactgaattttcCTTCagctgtcgccgacagggtcgttgcttgtctagGCTTgtcgtggacgtaggttgactttggttgtcgtaggttgtcgcctgtgtggtcgtaggtgtggtcataagtGGACgttctaatgggtcgccggttgtcggtagattgccgtagcttgacgtcgactaggtggtaggttgtcgtagcttgtcgtagacattgtcgtgcgggtgggggggggtccagtcgccgcttttttggtgacctgctacgactgtgacagtcgccaaacaaatcgcctaaatgggacaggcccttaaggcttcaCTGCACTTATAGTTCCCTAATCTTTATGACTAATCTGGATGTAAATTGCTGCTTGGAATGTGAGATCAAATCACCAGCATTTCTGATCTCAACCAAGTACCTTCAAACAAATTTAGAGGAGGTTACTGGATCAAAATCAGGAATATACTGTACATACAGGTTGATTTTAACTTCTCAATCATAGCACTGAGAAAAACCTTAATGCTTCCATTGCTACCACAGAATGGCATTAGATAACAAGACAGATATCAAGTTCACATGGGATCATGCGTAGCACCAACATGGTTATCTAGCTCACTATTTAAAAATTGATCTGTCAGCAATCCTCAATAGTTCCCCAAGTTCGTTATGTTTTTATTGTCAGTAAATGCTTTTTATTGACAGAATACCTGTTATGGAAATTTAAATAGAGCACAAACCTTCTATCAGTTATCAGGTCAATGGCAATAATATCTTTATGTATTAATTCAGGTTCATGTACCTCTCTATAAAGGGCAAGGAAAGTCAAGTAAAAACGGCATCACAGAAAGTTTAGTCCTTGGAGCACTGGAAGCATCTTTGTTACCTTATTCTCCAATTGTATCTAAATTTATATTATTTATCCATTGAGCATGTCTGCCTAATTGAGAACCTATTCTTTTTTCCTGAAAGACAAAAACTGTAGATTGAGGATATCTGAATTCAAAGAGAAAtttctggggaaactcagcaggtcaagcagcatctttggagcgagaaATAGGTAATGGTCTTAATAATTGTCTGCCACTTTAATTCTCTATCACATGGACTTTATTTTTAGCCTGCTATTGTACTCCAGCAAAGCCCAATGTGAGCTCAAGAAATTGCACTTCATCTGCCATCTCATGTAGCCCTCAAGATGCAATATTGAATTAATCAATTTCAGATCACCAGCACAGATGAAAGATCAGCCACCTTCAACAAAAACTGTCACTTCAGACATTCGTCCTGGTCTGCTGAGTATTCGCCTGCATTGTCTTTTACTTCAGATTCACAACaattgctttgttttgcatctcACAATTCCAGCGTGATTTTGTACTATAACTACCCCCATTCATCTTCCTTTGTTTACCCCATTCTGGATCAATCCGCATTTATTATCTAGTATTCATTTCCATCTCTTAGTCAATACCAAAAGCAAATGTATCACCTGGACAACTTTGAACTGCTCCTGATTTGTCTTCTCACCATTACAGTTCTGATGAAGGCACTTTGATCAGAAACAATAATTGTTTCCCTGTCCACAAATGTGTACTGACTCACTGAGtaatctccaatttcaggtcatCTGTTTTCCTTCCCTCTGTCCCCTTCTCCTTCATCCAGGTCATCttctcacacatacacaaccttctttccaacacatcccccaccatcaccatcaGTCCCCAATCTGCCAGATTCCCCTTCCCCACCTATCATCACCATACACTCTGCCCACTGGTCCCCCAGTGTTCCCATCTGCCCACCATCCTTATTTGATTCCACTCTTCGCCTTActttcttatcagattccatAATCAGCTGCCCTTTGTTGCCTCCACATCCTTTACCAGTCTGTACCAATATTTCTACCCTTCCTTCCTCCATCTGCCACTCAAACATTCCTCACCTAGATCCACTTATTCCTTGCCAGCTTTCCCCAGCCACCTCCTCTGCCTTACCCCCTTTATACTGGCTATCACCCCTCTACCCTTTCAGTCTAGATGAAGGTTCTCCCCTCAATGTCGACGGTCCATTTACTtaagtagatgctgcctggcctgttgaatttctccagcagcgCTAGTACAGTATTTGCAATTTCTTCTATCTCCACTGAGTATTCCCACTCTTTAtattcacatttatctatataacATGTTGTCAAGGGTGACACAGttgtgcagcaatagagttgctgctgccttacagcgccagagacccgtgttcgatcctgactacaggtattgtctgtacagagttcgtacgttctccccatgaccgcatgggtttcccccggatgctcaagtttcctcccacactccaacgacgtacatgtttgtatgttaactggtttcagtaaaaaatgtccctggtaTGTAGTGTTACGGGGATTacaggtcagcgtggactcgatgggccgaagggcctgtttctgagctgtaactaaactaaactaaactacacattaTTATTGCTGATAAATGATATCCAGAAAATGATATCTCAAACTTAAAAGGTGCTGCTTGGCCTCTAGAAATAGAAATGAATTAACACCTGCCTTCAGCTAACAGAATTTCAGCATACACTGCATTTTCTTAATCTACTCAGCCCAATGTGATTCAAGTGTAGCAACAGATTTTTTTTCAGCTCTTTTAACATGGATGCTGCAGACATAGAACTTCCATTCCCAACATTGCTTATCACATCTGTCAGGGGTTGTAACACAT
This genomic stretch from Amblyraja radiata isolate CabotCenter1 chromosome 4, sAmbRad1.1.pri, whole genome shotgun sequence harbors:
- the asxl3 gene encoding putative Polycomb group protein ASXL3 isoform X1, encoding MKDKRKKKDRTWAEAARLVLEKHPNTPMTPKQILQVIQKEGLKEMRSGTSPLACLNAMLHTNARVEDGAFCRIPGKMGLYALKKDELVTSAEGVIDLDDESDLDSCEMAEINSNEEENGVCPEPKHVPDESSLPHNTNSSTTVAQNKLISSTQQHTKKALKQALKQQQKRRIGVTMMMNKAIPCVVLTPLKVSEEHSELPSGFESNNICELNGSDKKLKEGSRSSLSPTKTSDQHLKRLKRSSSGQLKRTRGEQIDVETPGSILVNTNLRALINKHTFASLPHHFQQQLLILLPEVDRQIGCDGVSRLSASALNNEFFAYAAQGWKERLAEGEFTPEMQLRIRQEIEKEKKVEQWKEKFFEQYYGEKLGITQEEGMKLESVKHSSENQDNSSFSPQSISPEPCQSTSDSKFDSKINLVPYSDQTQCIIQQTPAKELSRTVKEEDMLISLCSDITSDESVIQEEIAEEVEPHISESHDQNKPLQCNVSDIDQSRLLTPDKAEQVVLTDLKSDLITQCIKEFESQSERVVDSQAPSLEISGLPFQLLISTSTPSRLSDSFDASNSDTCEPTTNSSNEEHTIEDSYNEELEAITNNHNSPGGNTHCTSQHSLTSTCSEASILSEPSETENTDTETQLVMLQDSPQPPPQLSTLLDSPTLSSEGSRKDNKDLEFHKRKPPEQRVLEICHEKRPRIENVQTISIPPSRSQSEIEISSKEEPKVPPIKIHLSRIKLPFVVQSQPSYQIWPKSSSGLALGGGRNTGARTLADIKARAQQARAQREAAAAAAAAGPVGDGGISVTGATGGQTRTLADIKAQTKAKLLAKLQARTQLLQLDEQISCKQGTVTVGDVQDANVTKSEEVVKADNNTSSKCCTEPTPALKVDDDVSVSDYTINSDLHYSPDIAAKTNIPHIPASSCVKNATRLDCTDDIAGPNSVGLVTAISTDNIIVSNSSVEEKHPHAIKQNCANGASVPRSADGSAMPSSADGDVIPSSAASSTKPNCTYEITVPGSSGSINSKDLPSSEGGVSKTQTVLKTSMQCFPDPGVLAMHCTSDVSSDKMSSPSSGEDIVTVSNNENVANSNEDAFENSSVVNLISSNSVADTGVLNFNTAIILNSASSNHMSTSFNITTKSNSANQSLDLGSTIINNIEIGAPSAQLSSSLKPCIGTEGTSNAEVGSTAVNLHKTAGAYLSNLDMDPQTEMVKAENALNSHIQSQELVRKCAKPDSESQSVYSGRNNDSKVITEQENDGLLLPAKDSLVSPLLYETTGTSGPRFEFTDLENHCFAGKTSKDFDEVIHNNQEQNMSNQSKSSYHADESQSNNELVKYSAKCHSLDNNYNKYDEGRVKSDKLDSYTNPHESTDIKQINLESVNTSAESGADQSREKENDLSSTNDSETNRGEHLVKNEAIEIAYHPRINPLVGNLQTTSSKTAFGARHSQEFRLSTVENRERTPALGSTNRHLSSVEANNPLVTQLLQGNLPLEKVLPQLRSGTRLEINRLPLPSRSCGESKGSAAERDFTINIPHSVSHSSKGQTWGTVLEIQCNTHDTPVGKRQAKSLEEQSQSRLKQAKQFTSVGVEMWSQTPVSMDQDQSGQQQTIFKQEWINKTFIQNKVIKSPEFKEHNRPLPACGFEQNLLTTSNNNSFIITAPTSQKQHTHQKSITLRGLAKAETSLHTIPPATLDYATTNAFTYNRSLERSSTAFNTIAQEDTSVNAEMESRDTVCSSSLKIKQTDISCRAIQTVPNNAVKHLTSFSECEAPSDQNRGIVTIETNKRLNLHANNTSGIKIEQFSGDDAFSKSCALDVKEISNDHYETKEHIKIFGPTMDVFFGKLVNESDFSSHLPTESPKPVSHLAAQKLVQQQQLYGNYSTIHFSGTNLKQAASVIKQSIGSFLGSTGNDAIGLSNQNTSILAHRFSKNNAAELELKCSCRLKAMIMCKGCGAFCHDDCIGPSKLCVACLVVR